In Mycolicibacterium aubagnense, the DNA window CATGGCCGGTGGCGCCATCGGCGCCGGTATCGGTGACGGTATCGCCGGTAACGCGCTGATCTCGGGCATCGCCCGCCAGCCGGAGGCCCAGGGCCGCCTGTTCACCCCGTTCTTCATCACCGTCGGTCTGGTGGAAGCCGCGTACTTCATCAACCTGGCCTTCATGGCGCTCTTCGTGTTCGCCACCCCGGGCCTGTCGTAATCCGTCGACATGGGTGAATTGAGCGCAACCATCCTGGCCTCGGGCCAGGCAGCAGCGGAAGGCTCTGGTGGTGGAGGGGGTCAGAACTTCCTGATCCCCAACGCGACCTTCTTCGTCGTGCTGATCATCT includes these proteins:
- a CDS encoding F0F1 ATP synthase subunit C, with the translated sequence MADAATNATIIQGALIGGGLIMAGGAIGAGIGDGIAGNALISGIARQPEAQGRLFTPFFITVGLVEAAYFINLAFMALFVFATPGLS